In Nicotiana tabacum cultivar K326 chromosome 17, ASM71507v2, whole genome shotgun sequence, one DNA window encodes the following:
- the LOC142171944 gene encoding secreted RxLR effector protein 161-like, whose translation MTGELTFFLGLHIQQSEERTFICQTKYTKELIQKFGMSNAKAIGTPMSPSTSLDKDEQGNPVDETKFQSAPKESHLTAVKRIIRYLIRTVSHGLWYPRSNNFKLEGFSDADLAGDKEDRKSTSGTCQLLGKALISWNNKKQGSVALSTTKAEYIAIG comes from the exons atgacgGGGGAGCTAACGTTCTTTCTTGGACTTCACATTCAACAATCTGAAGAACGAACGTTCATATGTCAAACAAAATATACAAAGGAGTTGATTCAAAAGTTCGGTATGAGCAATGCCAAAGCTATTGGCACACCAATGAGTCCTTCAACCAGTCTTGACAAAGATGAACAGGGAAATCCTGTTGATGAAACTAa GTTTCAGTCAGCTCCTAAAGAATCACATCTGACTGCAGTAAAGAGAATTATTCGATATCTTATTAGAACTGTCTCTCATGGATTGTGGTATCCACGCTCTAACAATTTTAAACtagaaggtttttcagatgctgATCTTGCAGGTGATAAGGAAGATAGAAAAAGTACCAGTGGAACATGCCAACTACTTGGAAAGGCACTGATATCTTGGAACAATAAAAAGCAAGGATCAGTCGCATTATCCACAACTAAGGCTGAGTATATCGCCATTGGATAA